A part of bacterium genomic DNA contains:
- a CDS encoding FtsW/RodA/SpoVE family cell cycle protein yields the protein MATPTRPASAALPWSARRDTERGLLAAAGGLGALGLVAVHQAAYAAETWTPVIAGVVALAGFLVVHAALVMVDNRGDELVLPAAAALSAVGLVMIYRLRPDYAVRQAAWISLGLTSLLVALGILGDLRWVRRYAYVCALVGLALLVLTVLVGVERNGARQWLVIGGFTLEPGEIVKLLLVAFFAGVLTDARPLLTLPGPRRWRADLSRLGPLLLVCVGALLLLVFQRDLGLAMLYYGTFLVMLYVAIGRPDYVAGGIAAFGGGAALCYHWFAHVRTRVDVWLNPWADAAGRGYQILQGLFGLASGGVLGAGLGGGHPELMPASYTDMIFPAIGEELGAIGTFMVVTLYLVFLTRAFRAAIDAGRPLDALVGAGLGAALGLQTFVILAGSTRLIPLTGVPAPFLTYGGSAAVSNFIAVALLLAISDRGARLPRDAAPHA from the coding sequence CGGCGGAAACTTGGACTCCGGTGATCGCCGGGGTGGTCGCGCTGGCGGGATTCCTGGTCGTCCACGCGGCGCTCGTGATGGTCGACAACCGCGGTGACGAATTGGTCCTGCCGGCGGCGGCCGCGCTGTCCGCCGTCGGCCTCGTCATGATCTACCGGCTCCGTCCCGACTACGCGGTGCGGCAGGCGGCGTGGATTTCGCTCGGCCTGACGTCGCTCCTCGTCGCCCTCGGGATCCTCGGCGATCTCCGATGGGTCCGGCGGTACGCGTACGTGTGCGCGCTCGTCGGCCTGGCGCTGCTGGTGCTGACCGTCCTCGTCGGCGTGGAGCGCAACGGCGCGCGGCAGTGGCTCGTCATCGGCGGCTTTACGCTCGAGCCGGGCGAAATCGTCAAGCTGCTGCTCGTCGCCTTCTTCGCGGGCGTGCTCACCGACGCCCGCCCGCTGCTGACACTGCCGGGCCCGCGGCGCTGGCGCGCGGACCTGAGCCGCCTCGGTCCGCTGCTGCTCGTCTGCGTGGGGGCGCTGCTGCTCCTCGTCTTCCAGCGCGACCTCGGACTCGCCATGCTCTACTACGGCACCTTTCTCGTCATGCTCTACGTGGCGATCGGCCGGCCGGATTACGTCGCCGGCGGGATCGCGGCGTTCGGCGGCGGCGCCGCGCTGTGCTACCACTGGTTTGCGCACGTCCGCACGCGGGTCGATGTGTGGCTCAATCCGTGGGCGGACGCGGCCGGGCGCGGGTATCAGATCCTGCAGGGGCTGTTCGGGCTCGCCAGCGGCGGCGTCCTCGGCGCGGGGCTGGGCGGGGGTCATCCGGAGCTCATGCCGGCGTCCTACACCGACATGATCTTTCCGGCGATCGGCGAAGAGCTCGGCGCGATCGGCACCTTCATGGTCGTGACGCTCTATCTGGTGTTTCTCACCCGCGCGTTCCGCGCGGCGATCGACGCCGGCCGGCCGCTCGACGCGCTCGTCGGGGCGGGCCTCGGCGCGGCGCTCGGATTGCAGACGTTCGTGATCCTGGCCGGCAGCACCCGGTTGATCCCGCTGACCGGCGTCCCCGCGCCCTTTCTAACGTACGGCGGCAGCGCCGCGGTGAGCAATTTCATCGCCGTGGCGCTGTTGCTCGCGATTTCGGACCGCGGCGCCCGCCTGCCCCGCGATGCCGCGCCGCACGCGTAA
- a CDS encoding penicillin-binding transpeptidase domain-containing protein translates to MPRRTRNVARLFAGLFAGLLAYLAGVQVIWGPQLAASPQNPRLELAAERIHWGRILDRRLAVLADSTGTGEAQVRRYPQGALFAHVLGYRSRHYGLTGIERRYDLALLGLPVTDPWEAFQEALGQTPQGNDVVLTVDSAVQQTAARALGNVQGAVVVLDPRTGAVLALVSHPGFDPATVDAQWAALSRDRSAPLYNRATQGQYPPGSSFKTVTLTAALGSGRVQLSDAVDCPEAIDVGGAAIHNFEHEQFGQISVLQAFVASCNTAFVQIGWRTGAAPIVAAAGAFGLGRPVRFDLPTSAGAVPPLRDLGRRGLAQISFGQGSLLVTPLQMALVAAAVGNSGIMMQPFLVSQIRGPDGRIRETFAQRGSREVMPAALALQLTQAMTQVVQTGTGTAAQIPGVTVAGKTGTAENPHGATHAWFIAFAPAARPTVALSVIVENGGVGGQVAAPLARQVLAAALAAQSAAGLHP, encoded by the coding sequence ATGCCGCGCCGCACGCGTAACGTCGCGCGGCTCTTTGCCGGCCTCTTCGCCGGGCTGCTGGCGTATCTGGCCGGCGTGCAGGTGATTTGGGGCCCGCAACTCGCCGCGTCCCCGCAGAACCCCCGGCTCGAGCTCGCCGCGGAACGGATTCACTGGGGACGGATCCTGGACCGGCGCCTGGCCGTCCTCGCCGATTCGACTGGCACCGGAGAAGCGCAGGTGCGCCGGTACCCGCAGGGCGCCCTGTTCGCCCACGTGCTGGGGTACCGGAGCCGCCACTACGGGCTCACCGGCATCGAACGCCGCTACGATCTCGCGCTGCTCGGCCTGCCGGTCACGGACCCATGGGAGGCGTTCCAGGAGGCGTTGGGACAGACGCCGCAGGGCAACGACGTGGTCTTGACCGTGGACAGCGCGGTGCAGCAGACCGCGGCGCGGGCGCTCGGCAATGTGCAGGGGGCCGTTGTGGTGCTCGACCCGCGCACCGGAGCGGTGCTGGCGCTGGTCAGCCATCCCGGGTTCGATCCGGCCACCGTCGATGCGCAGTGGGCGGCGTTGTCGCGCGACCGGTCCGCACCCCTCTACAATCGCGCGACACAGGGGCAGTACCCGCCCGGATCGTCGTTCAAGACGGTGACGTTGACGGCGGCCCTCGGCAGCGGTCGGGTGCAACTCAGCGACGCGGTGGACTGTCCGGAGGCGATCGACGTCGGCGGCGCGGCCATCCACAACTTCGAACACGAGCAGTTTGGACAGATCTCGGTGCTGCAGGCGTTTGTGGCGTCCTGCAACACCGCGTTCGTGCAGATCGGATGGCGCACGGGCGCCGCGCCGATCGTCGCGGCGGCGGGCGCCTTTGGACTCGGCCGGCCGGTGCGGTTCGACCTCCCCACGTCCGCGGGCGCAGTACCGCCGCTCCGGGACCTCGGCCGCCGCGGGCTCGCGCAGATCTCCTTCGGGCAGGGCAGCCTCCTCGTGACTCCGCTGCAAATGGCGCTCGTGGCCGCCGCCGTGGGGAACAGCGGGATCATGATGCAGCCGTTTCTGGTCTCGCAGATCCGCGGACCGGACGGCCGCATCCGCGAAACGTTCGCGCAGCGCGGAAGCCGCGAGGTCATGCCGGCGGCCCTCGCGCTCCAGTTGACGCAGGCGATGACGCAGGTGGTGCAGACCGGCACGGGCACGGCCGCGCAGATCCCGGGCGTGACCGTAGCCGGCAAGACCGGCACCGCGGAAAACCCGCACGGAGCGACCCACGCCTGGTTCATCGCATTTGCGCCGGCGGCGCGGCCGACGGTGGCGCTGTCCGTGATCGTGGAGAACGGCGGCGTCGGCGGCCAGGTGGCGGCGCCCCTCGCCCGACAGGTCCTGGCGGCGGCGCTCGCGGCGCAGAGCGCCGCCGGACTCCACCCATGA